Below is a genomic region from Methanolobus sediminis.
TCCTACAAGTATTCCTGAAATAAAGCAGAATATCTTTTTTCCCATACCAGTCCTGGCCAGCTTTGGTGATACTTCTATACCACGGAGGACAAACGTTGGCCTTCCATCACTTGCAGGAGAGCTCCATTTCTCATTCATGGACCAGCCAAGCACAGTATTGTCTTTTACAGCAACCACAAGAACTACAGTTGGCCTTTTAAGCCAGCTCTGGAAATTTGACAGGTAATCAGACATGCCAAGATATTTCCTGAAATAAGTGAATTCACCTATTGTCAACTTGTCCAGCTCAAAAGCATGTTCAAGTTTATAAAACGTAATACCATCTTCACTTTTTCCAAGTTCGAACATTTAACCAACTACCCCTTAACTACGATCCCATGGACCCCAATATGGCTCAAGCCTTGTTTTCAGAAGAGACAGATTATTATTAAACTCTTTTCTGGTTTTAACATGCCTTGATGCAAGCAGATCAATCTGATCAACCTCATCCCCAATATTCTCAATTCCTGCCAGTGCTCGCAGGACAACAGATGCGAGAAGACCAAGATCATCATGATAACCGCCTTCAAGCAAGGTTACAACGCTCCATTTACTTGCAAGTTTAAATATCATTCTATAGTACCCATCAATAGTCAGATTCAATTTTGCCAGTGGCTCTTTGTGATAAGCATCGAAACCACATTCAAGAATAACTAACTGTGGATCAAACTTGTCAAGCACTTTTTCCGCGACTTCATCATAAAATAAGGAATATTCGGGATTGCCTGATTCAGTAGGCATTTCCATGTTTATACAGTATCCGAGTGCGGGCCTGACACCAATATCCCTGATGAAACCCTTAAACGGGTAAAGTGTTTTCTGATTCTGGTGTATCGATATACATAATACCTGCTGATCCGCTTCAAAAGCAGAATATGTACCATCCGAAGCGTGTGCATCAATATTGACAATTGCAATCCTTTCAAGTCCTTTTACTTCTTGCATATAACGGGCCAGAATTCCTGAATTGTTGAACAGGCAAAAGCCATTACATGAATCTGGGCCTGCATGATGACCCGGAGGACGTATTATCGCGTAAGAATGTTTGCATTCACCTGTTGCCACCAGCTCCCCGGCTTTCAGAACACATCCTAATGCCTGGAGGACCACATCAAAAGAAGAAGGACAAACATATACATCCTTACCAGGGCTTTGAC
It encodes:
- a CDS encoding histone deacetylase family protein, whose product is MTRVGITFNKNHYLHDSLLNGYPCPENPLRIKNILEYLENSGLIDDDKFHFYDASPASMRDILRVHTGEYVDLIKACTRDPRQSPGKDVYVCPSSFDVVLQALGCVLKAGELVATGECKHSYAIIRPPGHHAGPDSCNGFCLFNNSGILARYMQEVKGLERIAIVNIDAHASDGTYSAFEADQQVLCISIHQNQKTLYPFKGFIRDIGVRPALGYCINMEMPTESGNPEYSLFYDEVAEKVLDKFDPQLVILECGFDAYHKEPLAKLNLTIDGYYRMIFKLASKWSVVTLLEGGYHDDLGLLASVVLRALAGIENIGDEVDQIDLLASRHVKTRKEFNNNLSLLKTRLEPYWGPWDRS